The Crassostrea angulata isolate pt1a10 chromosome 1, ASM2561291v2, whole genome shotgun sequence nucleotide sequence tctcTACACTTACtaacatgtaatacacaaatttaatacgaaattgtttatacagggtcaatatggggtcaaatCAATGGTGTAAgactgaaaaatgaaaaaaataacttttgcaattaaaatgacagaaactttataaatgcgataggatagataacgatgataagcttatttaaatattaaaagataatgatacagtatgctgtcaaagggagattacatttagaaagaAGTGAAAGTAATACTTATGTATGCTGGCGTCTCATAATATtgtgctactacatgtattatgctaacctatattggtcaacatcataatgataatccaataaaagcacaaaaatgaattcctttagctgatcatcacaaaagatatgtttatgcatgttaactaatcttttctgcatatggaaaacacatacatgtatgtatacaccacgtgaaacccatctaatcgaagagctgggtaaacctagtacccgctaatgagacctgcagacctgtgtagtgtacgtaacttcagacaaagatcagttatttgtaacatgcatgtatttttatgacctattcttcaaaaccccttgcactattttattaggtaaataacagctgtATGGTGGTGAAAGACACCTGCAtgttgtgatgtatacttcatattgaaataaacaataaagtataaatataatatttaccaccaaaataatgttatctaaCATTGAAgtgcaatgggttagagcgtttacatgtctgtagcATTGGGGTCAGAGGtgtattttttggtaattttaccattgatataaatgaattttcatggagAGGGGGGAGGGTCTTGACCCCTCACTCCCatcccttctctaaatctgtgcacacgatgatgtacatgtaggcacacagaagcaaatctaaagccGAAAACCGCCACgtggagggggcataatttgatttttaattttgtttgtaataattatatagaccattatactttctatgacatgaaatgttaagattattgattaactgaaaattcacatgcaaacagttcaaccccaaattgcacataaagtgctgctcatgtgcattatcatatgggaagggatctcatccttcagttatgaaaatcataatttttaaatgtattaccggagtatGGTGGCTTATCTCTGCCCCTgatgtgcaagttatttttctatcaaatatgtcgacatgcaagataaatatgttgacatgcaagatagttatgtcagcATGCAACATATCCGTGTTGACATGCAAAAATATTgctatcaaatattttttttataaaatctcaaaaaatctaaaatctCGTCAACATGTAACAttcaagatgctagatgctacttatttatgtcgacatgcaactcatttatgttaacatgcgatACAAATATATTGACatacaacttatttatgttaacatgaaatttctttatgtcgacatgcaacttatctatgtcgacatgcaactaaATTATGGTAACATGGAAGATAAATacgttgacatgcaacatatctatgttgacatgcaacttatgggttgcatgtcaacatatttatctcgcatgtgaACATAATtgagttgcatgttgacataaataagtagcatgtGAACATAACTAAACTGAATGTCAATACATTTACctcgcatgttaacataaataagttgcacgTGAACATAAcaaagttgcatgttgacatagaTAAGTTCCATGTCAGCATATTTAACATAAATgagttgcatgtcagcatatttaacataaataagttgcatgtcgacataaataagttgcatttaCCATTTTagatgtcacatgttggcgatatttgagatttttttataattctcatttgattgcaattttcttgcatgtcaacatagttatgtttcatgttgacataactatcttgcatgtcaacatatttatcttgcatgtcaacatatttgatagaaaaataacttgcacacaagggcaGATCGAGATATACCACCataccggagcttgcatatggccttcatttttgattaaactggtacaaaacagtgttattaaGGGGCAAACACTTAATtagtgcgggtattactgtctaatgacagcatatAGTTATAATATTATATCTACTCCTTAATTAAAAAGAGTTTTCTCTACAAGGTTTCTGGCATCATATTTTTAGCTGCGGGGGCGTACTAAATAACATGtaaatatggctgttccatgtatgtttcatatccctgactgaGATGGCTTTACAGCTACGATACACAtatatttcttacaaaaaacatcaaattgcacataaagtgctgctcatgtgcaTTATCaaatgggaagggatctcaacccttagttatgaaaatcataatttttaaaatgtattaccggagtatGGTGGCTTATCTCTGCCCCTaatgtgcaagttatttttctatcaaatatgtcgacatgcaagataaatatgttgacatgcaagatagttatgtcaacatgcatcATATCCGTGTTGACATGCAAAAATATTgctatcaaataattttttataaaatctcaaaaaatctaaaatctCGTCAACATGTAACAttcaagatgctagatgctacttatttatgtcgacatgcaactcatttatgttaacatgcgatACAAATATATTGACatacaacttatttatgttaacatgaaatttctttatgtcgacatgcaacttatttatgtcgacatgcaactaaATTATGGTAACATGGAAGATAAATacgttgacatgcaacatatttatgttgacatgtaaCTTATgggttgcatgtcaacatatttatctcgcatgtgaACATAATtgagttgcatgttgacataaataagtagcatgtGAACATAACTAAACTGAATGTCAATACATTTACctcgcatgttaacataaataagttgcacgTGAACATAAcaaagttgcatgttgacatagaTAAGTTCCATGTCAGCATATTTAACATAAATgagttgcatgtcagcatatttaacataaataagttgcatgtcgacataaataagttgcatttaCCATTTTagatgtcacatgttggcgatatttgagattttttttataattctcatttgattgcaattttcttgcatgtcaacatagttatgtttcatgttgacataactatcttgcatgtcaacatatttatcttgcatgtcaacatatttgatagaaaaataacttgcacacaagggcaGATCGAGATATACCACCataccggagcttgcatatggccttcatttttgattaaactggtacaaaacagtgttattaaGGGGCAAACACTTAATtagtgcgggtattactgtctaatgacagcatatAGTTATAATATTATATCTACTCCTTTATTAAAAAGAGTTTTCTCTACAAGGTTTCTGGCATCATATTTTTAGCTGCGGGAGCGTACTAAATAACATGtaaatatggctgttccatgtatgtttcatatccctaaCTGAGATGGCTTTACAGCTACGATACACAtatatttcttacaaaaaaCATCagtatgaatattaatataagaACTGGCCATGGATggcgtcggtcctatgacacacccaGACAAATTATCATGCCGCGCTAACGCCGTCGTACATAAATAACCCACAAGGTAATGATGCGGGTACACAGCAGAAAGCGTTGATCATGAAAGGTCTAAGCCGTCacttggttttctttttaatatgtttCAGTTTAATTAGAGAAACGAGATCAGGTGGCGGTAATTGTCGAAGAAATTCTGACTGTGGCGCTAATGCCCTTTGTAATAATAACGACTATTGTGAGTGTGAGACCGGGTTCTACGACTTTCTCCCTCTTACTACAGCTCGGAGCGACGGATGTCTGGGTGAGTATATCAAGTAAAAAGACTAacaaacagacggacggaccaacagacagaaggacaaacataacagagagagagagagagagagagagagagagagagatgttgaCAAATGTGTATAATAATGTCATTATAATGATTAACATACACGTAATCTGTTAATTGGtagtttggtttttgtttttaaagaaggTATTGGTACTAATTTACATCATCTGATTGATAACTAATTATTGATTAGCGTTATTCATCTTTAtagaaaaatacaaacattACGCAGGATAAAAATGGGACCTCGATTACCTTATATAGAAAGCGGTGAAACAAGTTTAATTCCTCATAAGAGCTCGGGGCATGACAAATGATTTATAACAGATAATCATTAATCTTACAGGCAACTGTGATGAATTGGGAAGCACCAGTCAGTGCGAGGGAAACACCCAGTGTATCCTCACACCACAGGGGTACGGAGAATGTACATGCCCAGAGAATACATTTGGACCACCAGAATGTCGTGGTAACGTAAATataatcaggcacgtagcatcaggggggccagggggggcctggccccccccccccccacactttttctcgcagtaacaaatttttaaaaatttacattttttttttgcttgtcaagattttttggatgagtctgccccccccccccccacactttcaaaaacgatgctacgtgcctgataatTCGTATTTGCACCGTTCTAATCTATCGCGTGCTGTCGAATACAGATTCTGATACATTTGTGTCTTAATTTTAATTGCTCAGGTGATTGCAAATCCAGCTTACAATGTGGTTTTCATGGCAACTGCGAGGGTGGCAAATGTGTGTGTTTTCCGGAATTTGAAGGAAAATATTGCgatggtaatttttttatgttaaaattttacttaGTTCCTtaccaataaaaaataaaacagcatattttctACATAAGTATTGGAAAGATCATTGAACTAccaatgatatatttttgatagATCCGCCTAATTATAAAATTTGgaatacttaaaaataaaacgaaagATGTCTCTCTTGCTTGACATCCATTTGCCTTACTTTGCAGTTAAAACCCCAATGAAGCCTAGAGGGAACTTGTACTTGTTGCTGGGAG carries:
- the LOC128184576 gene encoding wnt inhibitory factor 1-like — protein: MKGLSRHLVFFLICFSLIRETRSGGGNCRRNSDCGANALCNNNDYCECETGFYDFLPLTTARSDGCLGNCDELGSTSQCEGNTQCILTPQGYGECTCPENTFGPPECRGDCKSSLQCGFHGNCEGGKCVCFPEFEGKYCDVKTPMKPRGNLYLLLGAAALPLILLVPAAFASSVSSG